The DNA segment tggagaCTGGAACTtgtaatttgttaaatttaagaCTTTATCTTACTCTACTCAACTAAACATCCAAGAGTGTTTTGTTCAACTAAATAAACTATTTGATAAACAATCGTATCAATTAGtaaacttataatattatttgaataatttataagTATATCTTAACATATTTTTCGCATTTAAATGAAtgtagtgatttttttattgttggtcTTTATATTATCAAGTACTTAATTGACACATGAGCAACGCATGTCATGGGAAAGGCATGGGTGAGTCGCAAGAGATCAGGAGCGACAAACAGAGATACTTATGGTGGGCCCACTGTGTATGGGCCCAGCTGCGTCTATGAGAACCGTCCATGCACGCGGCCTGGTGTATTTTGGACGAGCCTCTGGCTAATCGAGCTGATCCGTTAGTTacatccaaaaaataaaataaaataagaattagaaaattgaaaaaacctTATACTTGTACATACTCTCCTCCATCTCATTTTGTTGCTGATTCAAATTATTTGTTACTTTACCGTCATTGTTTAGTTCTCATATCTATAGTTAAATAGTAAATAGTACATGCAATATAATGTCAAGAGTTTTTATGTTgccattgttttttattattacaacattgatatataatatttattagctTTCTTgataactaaattttaaataaaaatatattttatcactttttatAGAATCTctcctaaaattattttttattcacaaacttaagattttatttaaaggGATAAGCTCACTACTATTCGAACTAAGaacttattattaaaaaaaattaataataatttatattttgttttgggtgATTTTATGCATGAGAAAAAAAtcatctagtttttttttatcatttataaatgTATGAAATAATTAGATAGTGAAATGGCAATTGCTAGCATGGAAGTgcttttatcatttatcaaaCTCAACCAAGAACAAAGAAATTTTGGAGCATGTGTTGCACGGCTGCAAGGCTCACGATCATGTCAGATTTGAGCAGGCTCTCTTTGGTACTGCAATATAGTACATTTCAAGCAAATAACAACCGTAAAAAttcacatcaatttttttttttttgaacgaaTCTAGatattaattagtattatttttcttcGATTTCATGTACGGACAGGGCCCGTAATTGACATGTGTTTTGTTCCTTAATGCCTTTCCCACGTGGAACAGACACCTAGAAACTTGGACTAATTAAGGAATTGAGGGCCATGGATTATAGTGCCTAACAATTAAcaaacattattatatatatatgctattaTTTTCTATAGTTTTTGGAAATTAATACCTATCAAAACCATAAGATTTTTCTCGTGAGGGGTCTGGCTCACAAGCCAATAAAGGCAACCTCTAGAACCTTCATCACCACTCGATCGCATTACAAGTCTAATAATTGacctttaaaaatcaaaaccagTGTCATTGCTTCACCAGATTTCCACTTTATTGCAACATTTACAAAATTAGTTAATTCGATCCTCTTCAGCTTCACCTTCCTTGGGGGCAGGGTAAGGCTttctttatgttaattaataattaattacagtTTCTCATGATCTTTGTGTAATGCACACTTGACTTCACGGTTTGTAAGTGAAACTTACTGTGGTATTTGCAGTTTTCAAGGACTCTGAACATTTGATCCATCACCATCTCTTCTTAGCAGTGAGGTGAGGTGAGGTCACTACAATGGCTTCTGCTTGTGTGACCCTGAAAGCCAATACCCATTTAGCAAACTCTGAGAAAGGCTTTCTTGGAGAAAGAATAAAAGGTGGCTTCAACAACAGTGCCTTGGTGATGAATCAGTTGGCTATACGTTCTAGAAGCCACAAGAGGGTGAAACATGGTGTTGGTGTTGTATCTTCTGTTCTCACATCAAACAATGCCAAAGAATCACTGGTAAGCTGAACTTGATTCTGGGATCCACCTTCTACTTCTTGGTCTTTTACTTTGTGtggttgcatttttattttttttcatttggtgTGGTTTTCAGACCTTGCAAGTGCCTTCCTTTCTGAGAAGAAGAGCTGATccaaaaaatgttgtttccaTCATATTGGGAGGCGGACCTGGGACACAACTCTTTCCTCTCACCAAACGTGCTGCCACACCTGCCGTTAGtgaatcatggtttttgtcTGAAATCTGAATCctaagttgttgttgttgttgttgtgatgGTGTGGCATGCAATGTGTTTTCAGGTTCCTGTGGGTGGATGCTACAGGCTTATAGACATCCCTATGAGCAACTGTCTCAACAGTGGcatcaacaaaatatttgtgCTGACCCAGTTCAACTCTGCATCCCTCAACCGCCACATCGCCCGCACCTATTTTGGAAATGGCATTAACTTTGGGGATGGGATTGTGGAGGTATGTGCATCACCATCACTATGTGCCCCATTTGGTTACTGTGATTGATAGGGAAATATAAGACACTAGGGAGGTTCTTGTTGACCACTTTCAAGTAagtttgcttttttatttttttaatgattcatGGCGGTGACTAATTATGCCAATCAAAGCGCAAAACAGGTTCTGGCGGCTACTCAAACACCAGGAGAGGCTGGAAAGAATTGGTTCCAAGGAACTGCAGATGCTGTGAGGCAATTCACTTGGGTATTTGAGGTGGGCGTGTAATTCTTTTTATATGCtgcttcatctttttcttttttgtttgtcaCTATCACTTTTTGAGCTTCCCAAGAAGTAATGGGGCATTGTTGTAGGATGCCAAGAATACAAATGTTGAGAATGTGTTGATCTTGGCTGGAGATCATCTATATCGAATGGATTACATGGACCTTGTGCAGGTATATGGTGTAGTATTGTTTTATAGAATGtataatttcttcatttcattttcaaaaaaatcctGATTTAGTTTTGGTTACAAAATGAACAGAGTCACGTGGATAGAAATGCTGATATTACAGTTTCATGTGCTGCTGTGGGTGACAGGTGTGTTCTCTAAGATGTGTTTCTTTTTGCTGCTGAGTCAATATTTAGGCTTAATTTCTTTCTAGGGGGAGTGAATAGAAGCAACTAACTTCCTGAagacaaaatatttacaaatttaattgcCTGTTTTTCAGCCGTGCATCAGATTATGGATTGGTTAAAGTAGATGACAGAGGCCGCATCATTCAATTTTCAGAAAAACCTAAGGGTGATGATCTGAAAGCAATGGTAATTCACAAGCTAACTTATTGATGCATCTTCTTTCTGTTTTCATGTTGTCTGGTAATTCTACTGTGGTGTTTCACTagcagaaagaaaaaataaattaccatcCTTAATTTCAAGAGTGTTTCCTCACCCTTCTAAGAGTGAACATCTTAGCTCTATAGCATTTTGACATCGTTAAATCTAGTATGACTTATAGTACATCAAAGGACAACAAATATTTGATAAGCTGAACATGTAAAAAATATGCAGACTTAGATTTACAAGGTACAAACTATAAAGGCTGGATTTGCAAACTTCCCTACAAAAGAAAGTCCTGAATCCTTATGTttcatcctttttctttttgccatagttatttaatttttctttaaaactagttgCCACCATAAATAATAtgttgataatatatttttcgttGTTATTCTCTGCAGCAAGCAGATACCTCTCTTCTTGGGTTGTCATCCCAAGATGCATTAGAGTCACCATATATTGCATCTATGGGGGTTTATGTATTCAAGACAGATGTTTTACTCAATCTTCTGAAATGGAGATATCCTACCTCAAATGACTTCGGATCTGAAATCATCCCTGCAGCTGTGAGGGATCACAATGTCCAAGTTAGAGAAAATTccatgaatatatattttttcaaatgtttttataCACTTTAGAGGGTTATGTGTCATTCTAAACCTCTTCATTTAAGAGAAAATTccatgaatatatattttttcatatgtttGTTGTTTTTGCAGTCATATTTTTTTGGAGACTATTGGGAAGACATTGGAacaataaaatccttttacaatgCTAACTTGGCTCTTACTGAAGAGGTGTGTTCAATATATTAATGACtatcatttttcaaatttaatggtTACCCCATTCTGAGTGTAAGAATTATGCATTAGCCACAAACCACAAAAACCAAAGATACACTACTAGCCCTTGTTTTGCATCCAGTATAGGCCGTATTGTCTGAGAACAGAGGCCAGTAGGAAATGGCAAATTGTACCATACTAAACCGGAGGAGGCATGAATCAGTTTAGTATTAACTATAATAAGCAATAGTACCTTTATTATGGCACATGGCTCAGTGGCCTAATTAGTAGTTACAGTGAAACTCAGCTCAATTACTTGCTAGAATGTTGCAAATTGTCAGTGTCATTGCTCAGTTGATTGAAACTAATACTTATCTGCTTTATGGCACTCTCTTGCAGAGTCACAAGTTCGAATTTTATGACCCCAAGATTCCCATTTACACATCTCCAGGATTCTTACCACCAACAAAGATTGACAAATGCCGGGTATGAtaatatttacaataatttatcttttaatatgtTGGTAACATCATGAAATATCTTACTCATTCTGTTTGAGTTTCTTTGGTAGATTGTGGATGCTATTATCTCCCATGGATGTTTCCTGCGGGAATGCACAGTTCAACACTCCATTGTGGGTGAACGTTCACGCTTGGATTATGGCGTTGAGCTCCTGGTAAACTACTACACATTCTAGACCTCTGATGCTAAACCTCTTCATTTAAGATTCCTCCTCCTAACTAAAACCACCTTTTATAGGACACTGTAATGATGGGAGCAGACTATTACCAAACTGAATCCGAAATTGCTTCCCTGCTGGCAGAGGGGAAGGTCCCAATTGGTATTGGAAGGAATACCAAAATTAGGTAATTTTAACCCAGTTAACTGAAACtagattatttaaatcattttatggGTCTAGAAAGTTAAAAGTAAATATAGATATTGAATGAGTATCATGATAAAGAATAAGCTTTGTCATGTAGCAACTCTATTTATTATTGCCAACTAATAGTCATGAAATTGTTACATAATTTGTTATCTTTGTTGAAGGAACTGTATTATTGACAAGAATGCAAAGATCGGGAAAGATGTCATCATCGCAAACAAAGATGTAAGCAATGCTCATATGTCATACCATTGATCCTGTTTGTTTAATTCCTGTATATGCAAGACCTATCATAAGCCAACCTATTAATGTCTTGCCAACTCGAATGCTTTCTCTGTAGGGCGTTCAAGAAGCAGATAGACCAGAAGATGGATTCTACATCCGATCAGGAATCACCATCATAATGGAGAAGGCAACCATAGAAGATGGCACTGTCATATAAATGGATAGGGCTCATTTCTGGGCTGATTACCCAAATGCGCTGGAAGAGGAATGCTCCCATCTTTGGACAGAAGGGTAGCTGTTTGCAATGCTGTGTTACAATGCAGAAAGCAGCAGAACACCCCATTTGCTATATGATATGTAAAATAGTAGCTCCCCCCCCACCAATACATGTAAAAATAGAATGAATAAAACCACGAAAATCAAGATGCATGAGAGTATATAAATTGAAGGGCTGAGCCCGAGGTAGCTAGCTACAAAGTTGCTTGAACCCCTTGTAAAAGACACTTTCTAAATTATTTGTATCGCTAAGGTATCAGTGTATGGCTAAATGGATTCGTTGGCATCATCTTTCTGTTTGCTATTATACGTGAATTGAAGCCCCTACGTAATCTTAAATTTAGTATCTGATGAAAATAGTAGTGATAGTAAAAATGAACACCAAATCGCTAATAGTCTGAAAGCGTTGCGTTAGGATGCATGAATGCACGCGGTAAATGGCAATGCCCAATGCCACGTGGCAAGATCAGGGTAAGTTATTACCAAGAGTTTGACACGTGGAACTTGTGGCTTTGTGGACAAGTCAAAGTCCTATGTTGATGGTGAAGGGCACAGGTGGTGAGTGTAAGAGAGATGGAAAAGTTAAGAGTTAAGCTAAATTAAATGCATGGAGTTTGGTGAATCGGAAACAAAAAACGAAGACAATGCAATCTCGGAAAATTGCGGACGTGTTGAACGTCTCGGATGGTGGTCGTGGGTTAGAAAACAAGGAAAAGAACCTCAGTTCAAACCTCCACAATGATCATGATAACCAAAACCAACACGTGCAGATTGATTCTGGCTCTGCCCTCCAACAATTTCTTGATCACATACCCATTAGTGCAATAGCTGGCATAAAAAATTCACCTGGTACTTTTATAGTTGTTGGcaactttgttttgtttaagaATCAATATGCCCACATGAACATTAAATATTCATGATTCTTATATCATTCAATGCATGTCCTCCTGTCCCTTCTATCCTAAGTTTTGGAATTGAAAGCTGGAGACAGTATAAGGGATGCAATTCATGCGTTGTACAAAAAGGATATATTTTCTGCAGCAATTGTGGATACGTCAGACTCCCATGCGGGCAGCATAAGGTTTTCAGATCGTTATATTGGTCTCATTGATTTTACAAGCATGGTTCTTTGGTGCCTTGAGGTATTACCCCCACTAAGTTACACTTAGACACCTTCTATTTATCTATTCTTCCCCCCACCCAAATATGGCACGGCATTCTCATTTTTTACGTGGTATTTTCAAGGAAtttgataagataaaaaatgataCCATGGAAAATCATCTCATGGATTTAGAGAACGATGGCCTTTTCTCCATCCTGGATCAGGTTCCTCAGATTGGGCTAACCAAGGTTTCTcgtattttctttttgtgaCCTTTCTTTACTTAGTCATAATTCCTAGCAAACCATAACAAAAATTTGTGTTTGAATTTTGCATTGATGTAGGATATTAGGAATGAGTCTCATTATAAAGCATGTTGATGCAAAACTGTCCAGTTGAACACATTGCTAATTTTGAGTTACTACTACAATATTACCAGGTTAGCGAGTTGGCCAAGTCATTCCTCTGGGAACCATTTTTCCCAGTAAACATGGATGACACGGTTTTGCATGCTTTGCTACTTCTCTCTAAGCATCGGGTGCACGTTTTGCCGGTCATACAGGAACCTCAAGCTGGACTCATCGGTTATGTTACACAGGTATCTGCTGAGTTAAGCACAGGTTTTGAATAATGAATTGAAACAAATGTATCTTGTTTTAATATGCTTAGTCTTTCTGCTAGAATGCAGTAGTCCAGCACCTTCTTCAATCAAGTGAACTAGAGTGGTTTGATAGCATTGCAGATAAGAACATATCAGATTTCCGGTATTCAACTCTCACACTCCTTATTGTGCATACATGATACATCCATCTGCCACTTATTCAAAGTGAATTGGCAATCTTGTGTGTTGCTTTTTCACCCCTTTCTTATCCTTCCACAGATTTGAAAGCCAAGAAAATCCTAGTTGTGTATATGGGGACCAAACTGTTGCAAATGCTTTAGATTTGCTCTGGCAAAACCAAACTTGTGCAGTTGCTGTTGTAGATCGACAAACTAAGAAGCTCGTGGGTAATGTAAGGAACGGCGACGTTTATAATCTTGTAAAGAATAATGACCTCCTAAGAAATAGATCGTAAGTTCAAAACATGTCCTCTCTTTGCCTTTCGCCTTTAGAAAATAAGCTAACGGGCCAATGTAGGCAACAGTATTGATGTAACCAATATGACAAAATTGCTTGTTTCTATGCCATAGCAGGATTTTAACTGTGAAAGAATTCATTCACATAGAGACTGACA comes from the Glycine soja cultivar W05 chromosome 6, ASM419377v2, whole genome shotgun sequence genome and includes:
- the LOC114414478 gene encoding glucose-1-phosphate adenylyltransferase large subunit 1-like isoform X1 codes for the protein MASACVTLKANTHLANSEKGFLGERIKGGFNNSALVMNQLAIRSRSHKRVKHGVGVVSSVLTSNNAKESLTLQVPSFLRRRADPKNVVSIILGGGPGTQLFPLTKRAATPAVPVGGCYRLIDIPMSNCLNSGINKIFVLTQFNSASLNRHIARTYFGNGINFGDGIVEVLAATQTPGEAGKNWFQGTADAVRQFTWVFEDAKNTNVENVLILAGDHLYRMDYMDLVQSHVDRNADITVSCAAVGDSRASDYGLVKVDDRGRIIQFSEKPKGDDLKAMQADTSLLGLSSQDALESPYIASMGVYVFKTDVLLNLLKWRYPTSNDFGSEIIPAAVRDHNVQSYFFGDYWEDIGTIKSFYNANLALTEESHKFEFYDPKIPIYTSPGFLPPTKIDKCRIVDAIISHGCFLRECTVQHSIVGERSRLDYGVELLDTVMMGADYYQTESEIASLLAEGKVPIGIGRNTKIRNCIIDKNAKIGKDVIIANKDGVQEADRPEDGFYIRSGITIIMEKATIEDGTVI
- the LOC114414478 gene encoding glucose-1-phosphate adenylyltransferase large subunit 1-like isoform X2, whose amino-acid sequence is MVPVGGCYRLIDIPMSNCLNSGINKIFVLTQFNSASLNRHIARTYFGNGINFGDGIVEVLAATQTPGEAGKNWFQGTADAVRQFTWVFEDAKNTNVENVLILAGDHLYRMDYMDLVQSHVDRNADITVSCAAVGDSRASDYGLVKVDDRGRIIQFSEKPKGDDLKAMQADTSLLGLSSQDALESPYIASMGVYVFKTDVLLNLLKWRYPTSNDFGSEIIPAAVRDHNVQSYFFGDYWEDIGTIKSFYNANLALTEESHKFEFYDPKIPIYTSPGFLPPTKIDKCRIVDAIISHGCFLRECTVQHSIVGERSRLDYGVELLDTVMMGADYYQTESEIASLLAEGKVPIGIGRNTKIRNCIIDKNAKIGKDVIIANKDGVQEADRPEDGFYIRSGITIIMEKATIEDGTVI
- the LOC114414052 gene encoding SNF1-related protein kinase regulatory subunit gamma-1-like, yielding MQSRKIADVLNVSDGGRGLENKEKNLSSNLHNDHDNQNQHVQIDSGSALQQFLDHIPISAIAGIKNSPVLELKAGDSIRDAIHALYKKDIFSAAIVDTSDSHAGSIRFSDRYIGLIDFTSMVLWCLEEFDKIKNDTMENHLMDLENDGLFSILDQVPQIGLTKVSELAKSFLWEPFFPVNMDDTVLHALLLLSKHRVHVLPVIQEPQAGLIGYVTQNAVVQHLLQSSELEWFDSIADKNISDFRFESQENPSCVYGDQTVANALDLLWQNQTCAVAVVDRQTKKLVGNVRNGDVYNLVKNNDLLRNRSILTVKEFIHIETDKVVTEQAIEHDHGALLTAGSLRLKNSFIPRMDLPVANKETETLKQIMEHTTETNSSFSFLINDNEQVTGLLTLRDIILQFAPPNMNSSINGGGFFEFALEQSGCQVKNGTMVRNH